One Thalassospira marina DNA window includes the following coding sequences:
- a CDS encoding MBL fold metallo-hydrolase, which translates to MDVSPMPPAHPRQSSQPDQPIPQGQPQHTNAAPGFYPIMQGETAIIALCDGTLPFPLDALYRNTTPEHVRDRFRHHGQELPAPGSFNAFLVARPDRLILIDTGSGDLGGPALGQLAGNLQAAGYQPAQVDDIILTHLHNDHFGGLIRTGDMTFPNARVHMPKRDADFFLSPAAMAKAPAPTQPHFKNAIGCITPYANAGRVSIYDDNEAPIPGIAQSILLPGHSPGHSGIIVQTGVGLQDSATALLCWGDISHGHILQFEDPDIAICFDVDITAAITSRKQALELAAREQFLVAGCHIAFPGLGHVSRHQNETAYRWHPVTS; encoded by the coding sequence ATGGACGTTTCGCCAATGCCACCTGCGCATCCCCGCCAATCCAGCCAGCCCGATCAACCCATCCCGCAAGGCCAGCCACAGCACACCAATGCCGCGCCGGGTTTTTATCCCATCATGCAGGGCGAAACAGCCATCATCGCACTTTGTGATGGCACCCTGCCCTTTCCGCTTGATGCGCTTTACCGCAACACAACACCCGAACATGTGCGCGACCGGTTTCGCCACCACGGCCAGGAACTGCCCGCACCGGGATCATTTAATGCATTTCTGGTCGCGCGCCCTGACCGCCTGATCCTGATTGATACGGGCAGCGGTGATTTGGGCGGCCCGGCATTGGGCCAATTGGCCGGTAATCTTCAGGCGGCGGGTTATCAGCCCGCGCAGGTCGATGATATCATCCTGACCCACCTGCATAACGACCATTTCGGCGGCCTGATCCGCACTGGTGACATGACATTTCCTAATGCCCGCGTGCATATGCCGAAGCGCGATGCGGATTTTTTCCTAAGTCCTGCCGCAATGGCAAAGGCCCCAGCCCCCACGCAACCGCATTTCAAAAATGCCATTGGCTGCATCACCCCCTATGCCAATGCCGGGCGCGTTTCGATTTACGATGATAACGAAGCCCCCATTCCCGGCATTGCGCAGTCCATTCTGCTGCCCGGCCATTCACCGGGGCATAGCGGCATTATTGTTCAAACAGGCGTGGGATTGCAGGATAGCGCAACCGCACTTCTCTGCTGGGGTGATATTTCACATGGTCATATCCTTCAGTTTGAAGACCCCGATATCGCCATTTGTTTTGATGTTGATATCACGGCCGCCATCACCAGCCGCAAACAGGCATTGGAACTGGCCGCACGCGAACAATTCCTTGTTGCGGGATGCCATATTGCCTTTCCGGGGCTGGGCCATGTTTCGCGCCATCAAAATGAAACGGCCTATCGCTGGCACCCGGTAACCAGTTAA